TGGTGCGCTGAGGGCGGCTTCAGCCGCCCTGAATTTAATTCCACAAAACCAACTTGATGATCCATCTGTTAACTTTTTTAAAGGGCGATTAGCATGGCAGTTTGTCCAGACTGGAAACAAAAAATACAGCATTGATGATGTCCGCCGTTATTGGCAAATTGCTGTAAAATCTCAGCCAGAATCGATTTTATATAATAATGCGTTGGGATTTGCTTACTATGCCGAAAATGATTTAAATCGAGCTAATAACTCTTGGTTTAAGGCTTTGGATTTAGCTCTCAAACAGCAAAATACTGCCTCTATTAAACCAGTAGCAATCAATACGGAATTGTCTGAGGAAGCTTTAACTTCCTATGCTGGATTAGCTCTGGGGCTATATAAATCTGCATATAATCAACCAGGGACGAGTAAACAAAAACAATATCTCAATGAAGCAATTAAGTTGAGACAAATGGTGATTACTAATCAGCCAGTGAATTTTCAGATAAATGAATTGAGTAAGAATTGGTTGTGGTCGGAAAAGGCGATCGCAGATTGGCGATCGCTCCTTCAGGCAAAAGGTGAGAAGATTTAAGCTAAGAAGCTGAGGACTGCAATTTTTCTAGTTGCGCCAAAACTTCTGTACTGTGGACTGATGGGTTGACTTTCACAAAAGTTTCACGCAAAATTCCTTCGGGATCAATGATAAAACTATGGCGCATGGATACAACACCGATCCAAGAACCATAAGCTTTACTCACCTCCCCAGTGGTATCAGCTAATAGGGGAAATTTTAGCCCCTCTGAATCACAAAATTCGGCGTGGGAATCAATATCATCTGCACTCACACCAATAATCTGAACGTTTTTTTCTATGTATTTCGGTAAGTCTTGCTGAAAACGACGAGCTTCAATGGTGCAACCAGAGGTAAAGTCTTTGGGATAAAAATAGAGAACTACCCACTTACCCCGCCAGTCAGAGAGGGAAATTTTGCCCTTACCTGTGTTGGTGGGTAAAGTAAACTCTGGTGCTGGCTGATTGATTGCCGGCAGTTTACCACCCATAGCATCAGCAGCCGGGGTAAAATGCAACCAACTGATGACAGCAAAACAGCTGACAAGTAATATATTTAAAAAATTGCGCCGAGAAATCATGGTGCAAACCAAAATGACAACTTTACATAAGTTTACATTTGTTCGTTACCTTCTTCTGCTTCCAAGTTAGATTCAGGTGGTGTATCTGTGCTTTCAATATATTGGCTATCTAAGAGAAATTTGCCTTTCGCAAAGTGTATACCCCAATATCCTCCAGGACGACGATCTAGGACTGTTCCCTCTTCCCCAATAGAAATTACATCTGGGGGGCGTAACATGGGCATGGGATCTGCGGTTTTGACGTAGGTTGGTAGTGCGATCACTCTGACTTTACTACCAATGGCGAATTCTTGAGACATTTTAGATTAACTTAGGAGTTTTACTAACTCATAACTCATAACTCCTAATTTTTACTAGGTGTGGGGCTAATTTTTTATTGGGTGTGTGGGAAATAGGAAAGGGGATGGCATGATTTCCCCTGATTCCTGATTCTGCAAGCAGCCTGTTAAAAATAGTTGCGGATAAAAAGTTTATTGGGAATTACGTTGCTGACGGCGCGAGCGCATATTTTGTCGCATTTCCTGCATTTGTTGACGCTGTTCGGGAGTCAAAACTGCTAACATCTGTTCTTTAGAGGCTTCCCGAATTTGACGCATTTGGGTTTTCTGTTCTTCACTCAGATTTAAGTTAGCCCAACCCTTTTTTCCTCTTTGTCCTTGTCCTGCTTGTGGTTGACCTTGACGTGCTTCTTTTGCAGCTTGCAATGTTGCTTTTTGTTCTGGGGTGAGAATTGCCTCGATTTGGGCGCGAGTATTGCTTTTAATGGTCTGCATTTCAGCTTTTTGGGTATCTGTTAAATTTAAGCCTTGCCAAGCACCTTTTTGACCTCTTTCGTTTTTGGGCATT
The window above is part of the Nodularia spumigena CCY9414 genome. Proteins encoded here:
- a CDS encoding peroxiredoxin, with protein sequence MISRRNFLNILLVSCFAVISWLHFTPAADAMGGKLPAINQPAPEFTLPTNTGKGKISLSDWRGKWVVLYFYPKDFTSGCTIEARRFQQDLPKYIEKNVQIIGVSADDIDSHAEFCDSEGLKFPLLADTTGEVSKAYGSWIGVVSMRHSFIIDPEGILRETFVKVNPSVHSTEVLAQLEKLQSSAS
- the sipA gene encoding regulatory protein SipA translates to MSQEFAIGSKVRVIALPTYVKTADPMPMLRPPDVISIGEEGTVLDRRPGGYWGIHFAKGKFLLDSQYIESTDTPPESNLEAEEGNEQM